The Diabrotica virgifera virgifera chromosome 10, PGI_DIABVI_V3a genome has a window encoding:
- the LOC126893149 gene encoding uncharacterized protein LOC126893149, whose translation MPKTMMNSRKKATWSAEQLQEAINAVRSGKGKRQSAREFGIPYSTLKDRLNTNTACAAQLGRHPIFSTEQEKRVADRCIYLAKMFYGLTATDLRKIVYEFAVKNNIKHCFNDDKKMAGKDWLQAFLKRHPNLSLRKPETTSLGRISGFNVESVGLFFKNLNIVLTKYNFQACRIFNVDETGITTVQVPSKIVAPKGVKQLGKAVSWERGRNITLCCSVSASGIYTGKVFDDSSSSGSSLHDEMEICNDHSSDDPSSDV comes from the exons ATGCCAAAGACAATGATGAATTCGCGGAAAAAGGCAACATGGAGCGCAGAACAGCTTCAGGAAGCTATAAATGCAGTTAGAAGCGGAAAGGGGAAAAGGCAAAGTGCAAGAGAGTTTG GTATCCCATATTCTACATTAAAAGATAGGTTAAATACAAACACTGCTTGTGCAGCACAACTAGGTCGTCATCCTATATTTTCCACTGAACAAGAAAAGCGAGTGGCTGATCGCTGCATCTATTTGGCAAAGATGTTCTATGGTCTAACGGCCACTGATTTACGAAAAATCGTCTACGAGTTTGCggttaaaaataatatcaaacaCTGCTTCAACGATGACAAAAAAATGGCCGGTAAAGACTGGCTTCAAGCTTTCTTAAAACGGCATCCAAATCTTAGTTTGAGGAAACCCGAGACAACCAGTTTAGGGAGAATTTCGGGTTTTAATGTTGAAAGTGTaggcctttttttcaaaaatttaaatatagttttaacaaaatataactttCAAGCCTGCCGCATATTTAATGTTGACGAGACAGGCATTACCACGGTGCAGGTTCCATCCAAAATTGTAGCTCCAAAAGGTGTCAAACAACTGGGAAAAGCTGTAAGTTGGGAGAGAGGTCGAAATATAACTCTGTGCTGCTCAGTAAGTGCATCAgggatatatacagg GAAAGTCTTCGATGATAGTTCTTCAAGCGGTTCATCCCTACACGATGAAATGGAGATTTGCAATGACCACAGTTCCGATGATCCCAGCAGCGACGTATAA